A region from the Malus domestica chromosome 07, GDT2T_hap1 genome encodes:
- the LOC103416155 gene encoding pyruvate dehydrogenase E1 component subunit beta-1, mitochondrial-like, translating to MTTKMQMAGFTGIGVGVAYYGLRPIVEAMTFIFPMRAILLQNKIMSDGAVPGFGAQHSQMVESLVLYCWDSIVQSNRTNYWILNLTDSTYMSREIVQIIL from the exons ATGACGACGAAGATGCAGATG GCTGGGTTTACTGGGATTGGAGTTGGTGTTGCTTACTATGGTTTGAGACCTATTGTAGAGGCTATGACCTTTATCTTCCCAATGCgg GCAATTCTActgcaaaataaaattatgtctGATGGTGCTGTTCCTGGTTTTGGTGCCCAGCATTCTCAA ATGGTAGAGTCATTAGTGCTTTACTGCTGGGATAGTATTGTACAATCGAATCGAACCAATTACTGGATCCTCAATTTGACCGACTCAACATATATGTCAAGAGAAATAGTACAAATTATATTGTGA
- the LOC114826125 gene encoding putative receptor-like protein kinase At3g47110, producing the protein MQPLFLLFLFSSASSSHLAGNEVDRLSLLAFKAEIVTDTLGILSSWNESLHFCHWPGITCGRRHQRVTVLDLQSSGLAGHLSPHIGNLSFLRALNLANNSFSHTIPPEIGRLFRLVRLGLHNNSFGGHIPFNISRCSNLQHIDLFGNTLSGKLPTEIASLSKLQFLGLGKNNFYGKFPPSFGNLSSLEILSASQNNLHGGIPNSLGQLKSLTFFSLSTNYLNGTIPPSIYHLSSIKVIYMHRNNLHGTLPPGLGHTIFPNLEIFIFHTNQFTGPVPASISNASNLSLFSISRNKFTGKVPNLARLPNLYWFALHVNNLGNNVEGDLDFVSSLVNCTNLQILSISANNFGGVLTESISNLSTKLRGIYFDENQIHGNIPVRVGNLINLETLYFNDNLLTGTLPSSIGKLNKLGDLVLNSNDLAGAIPSSLGNLTSLGRFFLNSNQLQGRIPQSLGECKNLLALNLSQNNLSGPIPKQVIGLLSLLYLLDLSTNQLTGSIPMEVGNIEHLVSLDVSENKLSGEIPQSLGSCTSLSTLSLRENLLQGTIPKSLSSLRGIEDFDLSRNNLSGIIPNYLESLPFLQNLNLSFNDFEGAVPIQGVFKNTSAVAVVGNTRLCGGIPHLRLPKCISKQSKRGLSLKLNLIISVSCGVVGLVLALLLVLLYRSRKARALKSNSGSSLGVSLLKLSYGDLLKATNGFSASNLIGAGSFGSVYKGILNQLEERNVAVKVLNLQTSRASKSFISECEALKSIRHRNLVKLLTACSSIDFQGNDFKALVYEFMVNRSLDEWLHISAQGVDRPANLPKNLNLTQRVNIAIDVACALDYLHNGSHVPIVHCDIKPSNILLDSDMTACVGDFGLARYLQDASCPSPLHNSSFNVIKGTIGYTPPEYGMGGEVSTYGDVYSYGILLLEMLTGKRPTDDMFKGGMDLHNFVMMALPERVGEICDPLIVQIEESSNSTNPRSNRGNHAPNDRRRTVVECLTDIARVGVACSVAMPRERKDMSNVVAKLSLIRDVLTGTRMS; encoded by the exons ATGCAACcactctttcttctctttctttttagcTCTGCCTCCTCCTCGCATTTAGCGGGAAATGAGGTGGATAGGCTTTCCCTGCTCGCCTTCAAAGCTGAAATCGTGACCGATACCCTGGGCATCCTTAGCTCTTGGAATGAATCCCTCCACTTCTGTCATTGGCCAGGCATTACTTGTGGCCGCAGACACCAGAGAGTTACAGTGCTCGACCTCCAATCAAGCGGGCTGGCAGGCCACCTATCTCCCCACATTGGAAACTTGAGCTTTTTGAGGGCTTTAAACCTCGCAAACAATAGCTTCAGCCACACCATCCCTCCAGAAATTGGTCGCTTGTTCCGTTTGGTAAGACTAGGCCTTCATAACAACTCCTTTGGTGGTCATATTCCATTCAACATATCACGTTGCTCTAACCTCCAACACATTGACTTATTTGGCAACACTCTTAGTGGCAAACTTCCAACTGAAATTGCCTCATTATCCAAGCTTCAGTTTCTTGGTTTAGGCAAGAACAATTTTTATGGGAAATTCCCACCTTCTTTTGGGAATCTTTCTTCTCTTGAAATACTATCTGCATCCCAAAATAATCTGCATGGAGGTATTCCAAATAGCCTTGGCCAGTTGAAAAGCTTAACTTTTTTTTCACTGTCTACAAATTATTTGAATGGTACCATCCCTCCCTCCATATACCACCTCTCGTCaattaaagtcatttatatGCATCGAAACAACCTTCATGGAACTCTTCCTCCTGGCTTGGGCCACACTATATTTCCAAACCTCGAAATCTTTATTTTCCATACCAACCAGTTCACTGGACCAGTACCAGCTTCAATCTCCAATGCCTCAAACCTTTCACTATTTAGTATCTCACGCAATAAGTTTACTGGGAAAGTGCCTAATCTGGCACGCCTGCCAAATTTGTATTGGTTTGCACTTCATGTTAACAACCTTGGAAATAATGTGGAAGGTGACTTGGATTTCGTCTCTTCTCTAGTTAATTGCACcaatttacaaattttatctATCAGTGCCAATAATTTTGGAGGAGTGCTAACTGAATCTATTAGCAATCTCTCGACGAAGCTCAGGGGAATATATTTTGATGAGAATCAGATACACGGAAACATTCCTGTCAGGGTTGGAAATCTCATCAACTTGGAGACACTATACTTTAACGACAACCTTTTGACAGGCACTTTACCAAGTTCGATAGGCAAATTGAATAAGCTAGGAGATTTGGTTTTAAATTCTAATGATTTGGCAGGTGCCATCCCATCTTCCCTAggaaatctaacttcattaggcAGATTCTTTCTCAACTCAAACCAGTTACAAGGCAGAATACCACAAAGTCTTGGAGAATGCAAGAATCTATTAGCTTTGAATCTTTCTCAAAATAATCTTAGTGGTCCAATTCCAAAACAAGTCATCGGTTTATTATCATTGCTATATTTGTTGGATCTATCCACCAATCAGCTTACTGGATCCATCCCCATGGAAGTAGGTAACATAGAGCATCTTGTTTCCTTGGATGTTTCTGAAAACAAGTTATCTGGAGAAATTCCACAAAGCTTAGGGAGTTGCACAAGTTTGTCGACTTTGTCTCTGAGAGAAAATTTATTGCAGGGGACAATTCCTAAATCCTTGAGCTCTTTGAGAGGAATTGAAGATTTTGACCTCTCTCGCAACAACTTGTCTGGCATAATTCCCAACTACTTGGAGAGTTTACCCTTCTTGCAGAATTTGAACCTTTCATTTAACGATTTTGAAGGTGCAGTACCAATCCAAGGAGTTTTTAAGAATACAAGTGCGGTAGCTGTTGTGGGAAACACACGGCTTTGTGGAGGTATACCTCACTTAAGATTGCCTAAATGCATCTCCAAGCAATCTAAGCGCGGGTTATCTCTTAAGCTGAACTTAATCATCTCAGTTTCTTGTGGGGTTGTCGGCTTGGTCTTGGCGTTGTTACTTGTGCTTCTTTATCGATCAAGAAAGGCTAGAGCGCTTAAGTCAAATTCAGGATCATCACTGGGGGTTTCACTCTTGAAACTGTCCTATGGAGATCTCCTCAAAGCAACTAATGGGTTCTCTGCTTCGAATCTGATTGGTGCTGGAAGTTTCGGGTCCGTGTACAAGGGAATTCTCAATCAGCTCGAAGAAAGAAATGTTGCTGTGAAAGTACTCAATCTTCAAACTTCAAGAGCTTCTAAAAGTTTCATATCTGAATGTGAAGCCTTGAAAAGCATTAGGCATCGAAATCTTGTCAAGCTACTGACTGCTTGTTCAAGCATTGATTTTCAAGGAAACGATTTCAAAGCCTTGGTGTATGAGTTCATGGTGAATAGAAGCCTAGATGAGTGGCTGCACATATCAGCTCAAGGAGTAGATAGGCCAGCCAATCTGCCGAAGAATCTGAATCTCACTCAAAGAGTTAACATTGCCATCGATGTAGCGTGTGCTCTAGATTATTTGCACAATGGCTCCCACGTGCCAATAGTTCATTGTGATATAAAGCCAAGCAACATTTTGTTAGACAGTGACATGACTGCTTGTGTTGGTGATTTCGGTTTAGCGAGGTACCTCCAGGATGCTTCTTGCCCATCTCCTTTGCACAATAGCAGTTTCAATGTCATAAAAGGCACCATAGGCTATACTCCACCAg AGTATGGAATGGGAGGCGAGGTGTCAACATATGGCGACGTGTATAGCTACGGAATACTGTTGTTAGAGATGTTAACTGGCAAGAGGCCGACAGATGACATGTTTAAAGGTGGTATGGACCTGCACAATTTTGTTATGATGGCTCTACCAGAACGTGTGGGAGAAATATGTGATCCACTAATTGTTCAAATAGAAGAAAGCAGCAACAGTACTAATCCCAGAAGTAATAGGGGGAATCATGCCCCAAATGATCGAAGAAGAACGGTTGTGGAGTGCTTGACTGACATTGCAAGAGTAGGAGTTGCTTGTTCCGTAGCGATGCCAAGAGAGCGAAAAGACATGAGCAATGTGGTAGCTAAATTGAGTCTAATAAGGGATGTGCTAACTGGAACTAGGATGTCTTGA